From a region of the Zingiber officinale cultivar Zhangliang chromosome 10B, Zo_v1.1, whole genome shotgun sequence genome:
- the LOC122029111 gene encoding uncharacterized protein LOC122029111, translating into MGSATVLASLCNGGAASASAASRSGTKDPPQNLASGGESRLGMSAASQIKSPPCTRLFIPSGNRSEVDPEKRSKSAGSENHNSRSVSSSPDKDDRCYTTRGSATLVCEGENADERASAASLPRFFVSLSNKEKEEDFMVMKGCKLPQRPKKRSKFVQKCILLMSPGAWLSDLSQERYVVREKKGSRKRRRGLKAMSMESDSE; encoded by the exons ATGGGCTCTGCAACGGTCCTCGCATCACTCTGCAATGGGGGTGCCGCAAGCGCCTCCGCCGCATCAAGGTCAGGGACAAAGGATCCACCGCAAAATCTGGCGTCCGGAGGGGAATCGCGTCTTGGAATGTCCGCCGCATCGCAGATCAAGAGTCCCCCCTGCACCCGCCTCTTTATCCCCTCAGGTAATAGATCGGAGGTTGATCCGGAAAA GAGGTCGAAATCGGCCGGGAGCGAGAACCATAACTCCCGATCTGTCTCATCGTCGCCGGATAAGGATGATCGTTGCTACACGACCAGGGGATCGGCGACGTTGGTATGCGAGGGCGAGAACGCCGACGAAAGAGCCTCGGCAGCCTCTCTACCTCGATTCTTCGTTTCACTGTCGaacaaggagaaggaggaggacttCATGGTGATGAAGGGGTGCAAGCTGCCGCAGCGACCCAAGAAGAGATCCAAATTCGTCCAAAAATGCATACTC TTGATGAGTCCTGGAGCATGGCTGTCAGATCTCTCACAGGAGAGGTATGTAGTCAGGGAGAAGAAGGGATCAAGAAAG AGGAGAAGAGGATTAAAGGCCATGTCCATGGAGAGTGATTCAGAATGA